The genomic region GTTCCGCGAGGGGCTGCCCTTCCTCAAGGCCTACGCGAAGCAGCGGACGGACTTCGTGCGCCGCGAGCTGGAGCGCTTCCGCGCCCCGCCGTCCACCCTGCGCCTCCAGGCCGTGAGCCCCAGCGAGGGCTGGGTGGAGCTGCACAACCCGGCCGGCCAGGCGCTCTCCACGGCGGGGCTCGTGCTGACCACGGACCTGCGGCGCACGATTCCCACGCTGCGCCAGCCCGGCACCAGCACCGTGCTGCCCGAGCGCCGGGTGCCCCCGAACGGCACCGTGCGCTTCTCTCGCGCGGAGCTGGGCTTCACCCTGCCGCCCGAGGGCGAGCTGGGCCTCTTCGACGGCGTCTCCGTGGTGGGCGTGAAGGACGTCTTCTTCTACGCGGCCCTCCCCTCGGGTGGCACCTACGCCCGCGGGAGTGACGGCTCCCACTGGGAAGCCCGCTGAGGGGAGGCTCAGCCCCCCGAACGCAGGGCCTTGAGGGCTTCGCGGAACAGGGCCTGGAAGGCGGCCTCGGGGCCGAGCCGCTCGCCGGCCAGCTCCGCGGCCTTCTCCGCCTGCGGGGCCTTGTAGCCCAGGTTGAGCAGCGCCGAGACGAGGTCCGCCTTCGGGCCCGCCGGCACGCTGGCCGAGGTGGCGCTCCGCGCCACCGTCTCCAGGTGAAGCTCCTTCACCTTCTCCCGGAGCTCCAGCACCAGCCGCTCGGCGGTCTTCTTCCCCACCCCGTGAATCTTGGTGAGCCGGGCCAGCTCGCCCTTGCCGAGCGCCACCGCCAGCTCCCCCACTTCCATGCCCGACAGCACGGTCAGCGCCAGGCGGGGGCCCACGTGGGACACGGAGGTGAGCAGGAGGAACATCTCCTCCTCGGCCCGCGAGAGGAAGCCGAACAGCTCGAAGGCATCCTCGCGCACCACCGTGCGGACCCGCACGTGCACGGGCTGTCCCTCGGCGGGCAGCTTTCCCAGCGTCAGCGTGGAGAAGGCGACGCGGTAGCCCACGCCCCCCACGTCGATGATGGCCTCCTCCAGGTCCTTCTCCGCGACGGTGCCGCGCAGGGCCGCGATCATCGTGCCTCCGGGCGCCGGTAGGACGGACGGAGCCGGTCCGCGAGCAGCGCGGACGCGCCCTTCCGGGGCTTGGAACGGGACACCGCCGGGGCCAGCCCCGGCACGCGTCCCTGGTTGAGGTGGCAGAGCGCCACCGCGAGGGCGTCACTGGCGTCCGCCCGCTCGATGACATCGATCTTCAGCAGGGAGCAGACCATGCGCGCGATGGCATCCTTGGCGCTGGCGCCGCTGGCCCCCACGGCGCGCTTCACCCGGGCTGGGGCATACTCGTGCACGGGCAGTCCCGCCTGGGCCGCCGCCAGCAGGGCCACGCCCCGGGCATGGCCCAGCACCAGGGCACTGCGCGCGTTGCGGAAGGTGAACACGCCCTCCACCGCCACCGACTCGGGCCGGTACTTCTTCAACACGGCCGACAGCTCCACGTGCAGCACCATCAAGCGCTGGTGGAGCGGCGCATCCGGGTCCACCTTGATGACGCCATGGCCCAGGTGCACGAGCTGGCCCCGCCGCTCCTCCACGACGCCATAGCCCATGAACCGGCTGCCAGGATCGACCCCCAGGACACGCAAGTGGCTCTCCCTCAGGACAACGAAACGGGTGTTCAGCCCTTGTAACGCGTGGGCGGGGCCGCTGTCGATTCCCCTGCCGGGGACTACTGCAGCGACTCCATCAGCGCCTCGTCGATCTCGAAGTTCGCGTGGACGTTCTGCACGTCGTCGTTGTCCTCCAGCGTGTCCATCAGCTTGAGCATCTTCCGGGCGTTGTCCCCATCCAGCTTGACGGTGGTCTGCGGGAAGAAACTCCACTTCTGCTCGCCCAGGGGCAGCCCCGCGGACTCCAGGTGGGTGGCCACCGTGTGCAGGTCCACCGGCGCCGTGCGCACCTCGAAGCCGTCCGCGCCCTGAGGCACCACATCCTCGGCGCCGGCCTCGATGGCCTTCTCCATCACCTGATCCTCGGTCGGCCCGGGCTTCACGGTGATGACGCCCTTCTTGTGGAACATCCAGCCCACCGCCCCCTCGGTGCCCAGGTTTCCGCCGCCCTTGTTGAAGAGGATCCGGACGTCACTGGCGGTGCGGTTGCGGTTGTCCGTGAGGCACTCGACCATGACGGCGACACCGCCCGGCCCGTAGCCCTCGTACGTCACCTCTTCGTAGCTCTCGCCCTCCAGCTCGCCGGTGCCCTTCTTGACGGCGCGGGAGACGGTGTCGCTGGGCATGTTCGCCTCGCGGGCCGCGGCGATGGCGGCGCGCAGGCGGGCGTTGCCATCCGGATTGCCACCGCCCAGGCGCGCAGCGACGGTGATTTCCTTGATGACCTTCGTGTACAGCTTGCCCTTGCTCGCGCCCATGGCTGCCTTCTGGCGCTTGATCTTCGACCACCGATTATGACCGGACATGGGAGTGTCGCCCCTCGGGCGACTTCTCCCTTAACCCCACCTGCCGAGTCAAACTTTGTCGGACACGCGCGGGGAGGCCTGCTCCAGCGGCAACAGCCCGGCTTGCAGGGCCTCGGCCGCAGGGGCCCGGGGCCGCTTGGGGAAGTTCAGGATGAGCGGCGCGCTCCGCGGCGCGGCCTCCTCCGCGGCCTCCTCCTCATCCAGTGGCTCGCCGTCGATGGTCTCCTCGGCCTCTTCGCCGGTGGCCGCCGCGGCAGCCTCGTCCACGAAGATCGGCAACTCGTCCCCGCCGTCGTCGCCCGAGAGCATCATGTCCAGCGCATCCGCCGCCGTCAGGAAGAGGCTCGGGGCGGCCGGAGGACGCTCGCGCTCCTCCACGTGGCTCGCGGGCATGAGCACCCCCAGCGAGAACAGCTGGGTGATGGCCTCGTATGCGATGACCTCCGCGAAGCGGCACTCCAGCAGCACCGCGCGCACCACGCGCCGGCCGTCGAAGAGGCGCACCAGGGAGATGATGTCGTCCGGCAGCGAGGCGAGGTGCTCGGACAGCCGCGCGAAGTCCACCGTCAGCCGCGCGGCCAGCGGCACGCCCACCTCGCGCAGCTTCTCGAACCGCTCCAGCGCGGGAAGCACCTGCTCGCTCAGGTAGGGCAGGTCCATCAGCAGCGAGCCCCGGTGCAGCTCGGGCCCGAAGGAGACCGCGTACACCCCGCTGCCAAAGCCCAGCAGGCGCCGGAACGCCGCCACCCCGCGCTCGCCCTGGAAGGCCGCATCCACCACGTAGCCGCCGCGGAACGCGAAGAAGCCCTCGTTGTCCTTGAGCACCACCCGGCCCGAGCGGGCCCCGGCCAGCAGCGCGCGCGCAATCTGCGTCAGCGGCAGCCGGGCCGCGTGGGCCTCATAGGCCATCTCCGAGGCACGGCGGCCGGCCTTCAGCCGCGCCAGGGCCACCACGTCCTGCACCCGCATGGGCTTGGGCAGGTAGTCGTCCGCGCCCACCGTGGCCGCGAGCTCCGGGTGGAACGGCTCGCGCTTGGAGCAGAGCAGCAGCACCGGCACCAGCGCCGTGCGCACCTCGGAGCGCAGCTTCTCGCAGAACAGAAAGCCGTCCAGCCCCTCCAGCATGGCCTCGGCCACGACGAGGTGCGGGGGCGCCGGGAGGGCCGCCAGTTCCTCCAGGGCCGCCTCGGCCGTGGAAACCACCGT from Stigmatella erecta harbors:
- the ruvA gene encoding Holliday junction branch migration protein RuvA, whose amino-acid sequence is MIAALRGTVAEKDLEEAIIDVGGVGYRVAFSTLTLGKLPAEGQPVHVRVRTVVREDAFELFGFLSRAEEEMFLLLTSVSHVGPRLALTVLSGMEVGELAVALGKGELARLTKIHGVGKKTAERLVLELREKVKELHLETVARSATSASVPAGPKADLVSALLNLGYKAPQAEKAAELAGERLGPEAAFQALFREALKALRSGG
- a CDS encoding response regulator, translated to MGARSSRAAIIEPTSRPAAAGLSPRTRKGKSLRVMLVEPDAPFQAQLGTALSEAGFEVTVVSTAEAALEELAALPAPPHLVVAEAMLEGLDGFLFCEKLRSEVRTALVPVLLLCSKREPFHPELAATVGADDYLPKPMRVQDVVALARLKAGRRASEMAYEAHAARLPLTQIARALLAGARSGRVVLKDNEGFFAFRGGYVVDAAFQGERGVAAFRRLLGFGSGVYAVSFGPELHRGSLLMDLPYLSEQVLPALERFEKLREVGVPLAARLTVDFARLSEHLASLPDDIISLVRLFDGRRVVRAVLLECRFAEVIAYEAITQLFSLGVLMPASHVEERERPPAAPSLFLTAADALDMMLSGDDGGDELPIFVDEAAAAATGEEAEETIDGEPLDEEEAAEEAAPRSAPLILNFPKRPRAPAAEALQAGLLPLEQASPRVSDKV
- a CDS encoding YebC/PmpR family DNA-binding transcriptional regulator, whose amino-acid sequence is MSGHNRWSKIKRQKAAMGASKGKLYTKVIKEITVAARLGGGNPDGNARLRAAIAAAREANMPSDTVSRAVKKGTGELEGESYEEVTYEGYGPGGVAVMVECLTDNRNRTASDVRILFNKGGGNLGTEGAVGWMFHKKGVITVKPGPTEDQVMEKAIEAGAEDVVPQGADGFEVRTAPVDLHTVATHLESAGLPLGEQKWSFFPQTTVKLDGDNARKMLKLMDTLEDNDDVQNVHANFEIDEALMESLQ
- the ruvC gene encoding crossover junction endodeoxyribonuclease RuvC, which codes for MRVLGVDPGSRFMGYGVVEERRGQLVHLGHGVIKVDPDAPLHQRLMVLHVELSAVLKKYRPESVAVEGVFTFRNARSALVLGHARGVALLAAAQAGLPVHEYAPARVKRAVGASGASAKDAIARMVCSLLKIDVIERADASDALAVALCHLNQGRVPGLAPAVSRSKPRKGASALLADRLRPSYRRPEAR